The following are from one region of the Stanieria sp. NIES-3757 genome:
- a CDS encoding hypothetical protein (protein of unknown function UPF0061) — protein MTSTSFNPFLSLEYQPALESLGDDYYDEVAAAEFPQQILRFRNDSLLPILGLDSKSVKDEHFIEAFGKFQGIQPFLALRYHGYQFGEYNPFLGDGRGFLYGQVRGTDGELYDFGTKGSGRTPYSRTADGRLTLKGGVREVLAAEALHQLGIKTSRCLSMIETGEALWRGDEPSPTRSSVMVRFSRSHIRFGTFERLHYLQRPDLIQKLLDHVIEIYYPNIPNTEDKYAKFYAELVERVAQLAAQWMAAGFCHGVLNTDNMSITGESFDYGPYAFILTYNPHFTAAYFDYGGRYSYGNQPFICKLNLELLQLPLGMLIAKSDLEAGLAQFEDCYSSTYNQFMLNKLGFQNLSELAAAELLEATIKLLRNTDIGYHAFFAELAAGFNYGWREDSSLILENNFFTRVSQEVSDYWRKLYHRCLNQLPQDEMDLISDRLSFYNPKTALLRPIIESIWQPIVDEDNWQPFYDLIATIQAKE, from the coding sequence ATGACTTCAACTAGCTTTAATCCTTTTCTCAGTCTTGAATATCAACCAGCCTTGGAAAGTCTGGGCGATGATTATTATGATGAAGTTGCAGCAGCCGAATTTCCTCAACAGATTCTCCGTTTTCGCAATGACTCTTTATTACCAATACTCGGATTAGATTCTAAATCGGTTAAAGATGAGCATTTTATTGAGGCTTTTGGTAAATTCCAAGGAATACAACCTTTTTTAGCCTTACGTTATCATGGCTATCAATTTGGCGAATACAATCCTTTTTTAGGGGATGGGAGAGGATTTCTTTACGGACAAGTAAGAGGTACGGATGGAGAACTGTATGATTTTGGTACCAAAGGATCGGGCAGAACTCCCTATTCTCGTACTGCTGATGGCAGATTAACTCTTAAAGGTGGTGTTAGAGAGGTATTAGCAGCAGAAGCTTTGCATCAATTGGGAATTAAAACTTCTCGTTGTCTGAGTATGATTGAAACTGGGGAAGCACTTTGGCGGGGTGATGAACCTTCTCCTACTCGTTCTTCAGTAATGGTGCGTTTTAGTCGTTCCCATATTCGGTTTGGTACGTTTGAAAGGCTGCATTATCTTCAACGTCCTGATTTAATTCAGAAGTTATTGGATCATGTTATTGAAATTTATTATCCAAATATTCCGAATACAGAAGATAAATACGCCAAGTTTTATGCCGAATTAGTCGAAAGAGTTGCCCAATTAGCAGCCCAATGGATGGCAGCAGGTTTCTGTCATGGGGTACTAAATACGGATAATATGTCGATTACTGGGGAAAGTTTTGATTATGGGCCTTATGCTTTTATTCTTACTTATAATCCTCATTTTACAGCAGCTTATTTTGACTACGGTGGACGCTATAGTTATGGCAATCAGCCTTTTATTTGTAAGTTAAATTTGGAACTGTTGCAATTACCTTTAGGGATGCTCATTGCTAAATCAGATTTAGAGGCTGGTTTGGCTCAATTTGAAGATTGTTATTCTTCTACCTATAATCAGTTCATGCTTAATAAGTTAGGTTTCCAAAACTTATCTGAGTTGGCAGCAGCAGAATTATTAGAAGCAACAATTAAATTATTAAGAAATACCGACATTGGTTATCATGCTTTTTTTGCTGAGTTAGCAGCAGGATTTAATTATGGTTGGCGTGAAGATAGTTCTTTAATTTTAGAAAATAATTTTTTTACTCGTGTTTCTCAAGAAGTTAGCGACTATTGGCGTAAATTGTACCATCGCTGCTTAAATCAATTACCACAGGATGAAATGGATTTAATTAGCGATCGCTTGAGTTTTTATAATCCTAAAACTGCTTTACTTCGTCCTATTATAGAATCAATTTGGCAACCAATTGTCGATGAAGATAATTGGCAACCTTTTTATGATTTAATTGCAACAATTCAAGCTAAGGAATGA
- a CDS encoding TROVE domain protein produces MNYRFFTNKSQNTPQNQPIPGREAEMIQGRSGGYMFDAGIWQMLRRCLLIGTAQSTYYADKKELTQDFIGVIKQAVVEDASRVAEEILYASDGRSINNSAPILALVLLSMGETPAAKKAFLEIFPQVVRTGSHFYEWLNYTKSMRGFGKVIREAGTAWLSKEDVKALAYQLLKYQQRYGFQHRDALRLFHVKPPTTEHDRLFKWAVSGWEGLPEYTPDDALTQIWWYEWLKRNPEQTHEAISQGRLTHEMCAPVGKMDKAAWQLLFNEMPIGAMLRNLGSLTQLDVLRADSRENLDRLETVLNNKNHLRRGRIHPIDVLKALKTYKSGGKVGRSQKTWTPVPRIVDILEKALELAFDVVEPTNKVFLHAVDISGSMSCGVVGSVGLTCCEIAATMALVTAKAEKNYEIRGFSTKFIDLGISRRDSFSSALKKANNNNFGATDASVAYDWAIKNRFKADVICFWTDNESWAGRKHPSVALKEYREKVNPNVKAVYVTLTPYRISLVDPKDKNSWDLAGFDPGVPRLIQMLAKGEL; encoded by the coding sequence ATGAATTACCGCTTTTTTACTAATAAATCCCAAAATACACCTCAGAATCAACCAATTCCAGGACGAGAAGCCGAAATGATTCAAGGTCGTTCTGGCGGTTATATGTTTGATGCAGGTATTTGGCAGATGCTACGCCGTTGTCTGTTGATTGGTACGGCACAAAGTACTTATTATGCAGATAAAAAAGAATTAACTCAAGACTTTATTGGAGTTATCAAGCAAGCAGTAGTAGAAGATGCGAGTAGAGTTGCTGAAGAAATTCTCTATGCTTCTGATGGACGTTCAATTAATAATAGCGCGCCTATCTTAGCGTTAGTATTGCTGTCGATGGGAGAAACACCCGCAGCCAAAAAAGCTTTCTTAGAAATCTTCCCTCAAGTAGTGCGTACTGGCAGCCACTTCTATGAATGGTTGAACTATACCAAGTCAATGCGCGGTTTTGGTAAGGTAATTCGGGAAGCAGGTACAGCTTGGTTATCCAAAGAAGATGTCAAGGCGTTAGCTTATCAATTACTAAAATATCAACAACGTTATGGCTTCCAACACCGAGATGCCTTGAGACTATTTCATGTTAAACCACCGACAACAGAACACGATCGCTTGTTTAAATGGGCAGTTAGTGGTTGGGAGGGATTACCAGAATATACTCCTGATGATGCCTTAACTCAAATCTGGTGGTATGAATGGTTGAAACGGAATCCCGAACAAACCCATGAGGCTATTTCTCAAGGTAGACTGACTCATGAAATGTGTGCGCCTGTGGGCAAGATGGATAAGGCTGCATGGCAGTTGTTATTTAACGAAATGCCTATCGGTGCAATGCTACGAAATTTGGGTTCTTTAACTCAGTTAGATGTATTGCGTGCCGATAGTCGCGAGAATTTAGACCGTCTTGAAACAGTTTTAAATAATAAAAACCATCTGCGTCGCGGACGCATCCACCCGATTGATGTCCTTAAAGCCTTAAAAACTTACAAATCGGGCGGAAAAGTAGGACGTAGCCAAAAAACTTGGACTCCTGTACCTCGGATTGTAGATATCTTAGAAAAAGCTTTGGAATTAGCTTTTGATGTAGTCGAACCTACCAATAAAGTTTTTCTCCATGCTGTTGATATTTCTGGTTCGATGTCTTGCGGTGTAGTTGGTTCAGTTGGTTTAACCTGCTGCGAAATTGCTGCTACTATGGCATTAGTTACAGCAAAAGCTGAAAAAAACTATGAAATACGTGGTTTTTCTACTAAATTCATCGATCTAGGGATTTCACGACGAGATTCTTTTAGTTCTGCTCTTAAAAAAGCGAATAACAATAATTTTGGTGCAACTGATGCTTCGGTTGCCTATGATTGGGCGATTAAAAATAGATTCAAAGCAGATGTGATTTGTTTTTGGACAGATAATGAAAGTTGGGCAGGAAGAAAACATCCTTCTGTAGCTTTGAAGGAGTATCGTGAAAAAGTAAATCCAAATGTCAAGGCAGTTTACGTCACACTGACTCCTTATCGAATTAGTTTAGTAGATCCTAAAGACAAAAATTCTTGGGATTTAGCTGGTTTCGATCCTGGTGTTCCTCGTTTAATTCAAATGTTAGCAAAGGGTGAGTTATAA
- a CDS encoding putative transposase has product MITLLYLDESGCCPESPLSYGYGQIGQQKSISQKTRKGRRVNIMGVWEEEKRFEYTLKVGTYKTKSYLRFMDWQAERAMKRLFETGKLTIIIHDNASIHRAKLVQKRHQIWSKQGLSVFFLPPYSPEMNRIEDRWLHLKRQELGGFVFEDEYDLALAIIDGIKNQSQQGNYTVERLMFN; this is encoded by the coding sequence TTGATTACCTTACTGTATCTAGATGAATCGGGGTGTTGTCCTGAAAGTCCTCTTAGCTACGGCTATGGTCAAATAGGGCAACAAAAATCGATTTCTCAAAAAACCAGAAAAGGAAGACGAGTCAATATCATGGGAGTTTGGGAAGAAGAAAAAAGGTTTGAGTATACCCTAAAAGTAGGAACTTACAAAACAAAGAGTTATCTTCGTTTTATGGATTGGCAAGCAGAACGAGCTATGAAAAGACTCTTTGAGACAGGAAAGCTGACCATAATTATTCATGATAATGCTTCTATCCATCGTGCCAAGTTAGTTCAAAAACGTCATCAAATTTGGTCAAAACAAGGATTGAGCGTATTTTTTCTTCCTCCTTATTCTCCTGAAATGAATCGTATTGAAGATAGATGGCTACACCTCAAGCGTCAAGAATTGGGTGGTTTTGTTTTTGAGGATGAGTATGATTTGGCTCTCGCTATTATTGATGGCATCAAAAATCAAAGTCAACAGGGAAATTATACTGTTGAACGTTTAATGTTTAATTAA
- a CDS encoding seryl-tRNA synthetase, whose protein sequence is MNQKVDQAVLDLKQIRENPDQIQELLNRRSAGEYDLQPILQLDQQQRELETNRSQLSARSNEIGKLIGQKIRGGSDPNGAEINSLKEEGNELKIKLADLEPQEKDLKAQIETLLFQLPNLPSESTPIGKNETENVEIRRWGDEYIPNNPDILPHWEIGEKLGILEFTRSVKVAQSRFVNLIGAGAALERALINFMLDRQIEAGYTEVMPPILVNSDSLTGTGQLPKFAEESFKCQEDDLWLIPTAEVPVTNLYRGEIIEASQLPIYHCAYTPCFRREAGSYGKDTRGLIRLHQFNKVELVKIVHPETSEAEHQALVNNAEAILQALKLPYRVIELCTGDLGFGAAKCYDIEVWLPSAQMYREISSCSNFKDFQARRANIRFKEAGKKGTQFVHTLNGSGLAVGRTMAAVLENYQQADGTISVPEVLQPYLRREVL, encoded by the coding sequence ATGAACCAAAAGGTTGATCAAGCGGTGCTAGACCTCAAACAAATCAGAGAAAATCCAGACCAAATCCAAGAATTACTCAATCGTCGTAGTGCAGGAGAATACGATCTCCAACCTATTTTACAGTTAGACCAGCAACAAAGAGAGTTAGAAACTAATCGCAGTCAACTCAGTGCTAGAAGTAACGAAATTGGTAAGTTGATTGGACAAAAGATTCGAGGTGGTAGCGACCCCAATGGCGCAGAAATTAATAGCTTAAAAGAAGAAGGAAACGAGCTTAAAATTAAACTAGCTGACTTAGAACCTCAAGAAAAAGATTTAAAAGCGCAAATAGAAACTCTTTTATTTCAATTACCCAATTTACCGAGTGAATCTACCCCTATCGGTAAAAATGAGACGGAAAATGTCGAAATTCGACGCTGGGGCGATGAATATATCCCTAATAATCCCGATATCTTGCCTCATTGGGAAATTGGCGAAAAATTAGGTATTTTAGAATTTACTCGTTCGGTTAAAGTCGCTCAAAGTCGCTTTGTCAATTTAATCGGTGCTGGTGCAGCTTTAGAAAGAGCTTTAATTAACTTTATGTTAGACCGCCAAATTGAAGCTGGTTACACTGAAGTAATGCCCCCTATTTTAGTTAATAGTGATTCTTTAACTGGTACGGGACAACTACCCAAATTTGCAGAAGAAAGTTTTAAGTGTCAAGAGGATGACCTTTGGTTGATTCCTACTGCCGAAGTACCTGTAACTAATCTTTATCGTGGCGAAATTATTGAAGCCTCCCAATTACCAATTTATCACTGTGCTTATACTCCTTGTTTTCGTAGAGAAGCTGGCAGTTATGGCAAAGATACCAGAGGTTTAATTAGATTACATCAGTTCAATAAGGTAGAGTTAGTTAAAATTGTTCATCCTGAGACTTCAGAAGCAGAACATCAAGCTTTAGTTAACAATGCCGAAGCAATTTTACAAGCTTTAAAATTACCCTATCGCGTGATTGAATTGTGTACGGGAGATTTGGGTTTTGGTGCAGCCAAATGTTATGACATCGAGGTATGGTTACCTTCTGCCCAAATGTATCGGGAAATTTCTAGTTGTTCCAATTTTAAGGATTTTCAAGCTAGAAGAGCTAATATTCGCTTTAAAGAAGCTGGTAAGAAAGGAACACAATTTGTTCATACTCTGAATGGTTCGGGGTTAGCTGTAGGGAGAACAATGGCTGCTGTTTTAGAAAATTATCAGCAAGCAGATGGAACAATATCAGTTCCTGAAGTTTTGCAACCTTATCTAAGGCGAGAAGTGCTTTAA
- a CDS encoding pterin-4a-carbinolamine dehydratase codes for MFLLSQKILKLLVAFGVILLLTNNIKIVEANAETMLLNQTEINQKIQQLSGWTTDGKKITRTFQFKDFVDAIAFVNRLVEPAEAAGHHPDLIISYNKVTVNLTTHDAGGITQKDLDLAEKITQLAQ; via the coding sequence ATGTTTTTATTGTCTCAGAAAATCTTAAAATTATTAGTAGCTTTTGGTGTTATTTTACTCTTAACTAATAATATTAAAATTGTCGAAGCAAACGCAGAAACGATGTTACTTAACCAAACAGAAATTAACCAGAAAATCCAACAATTATCAGGTTGGACTACTGACGGCAAAAAAATTACTCGTACTTTTCAATTCAAAGATTTTGTTGACGCGATCGCATTTGTCAATAGATTAGTAGAACCTGCTGAAGCAGCAGGGCATCATCCCGACCTTATTATTTCTTATAACAAAGTTACGGTTAATCTGACTACCCACGACGCAGGAGGTATTACCCAGAAAGATCTTGATTTAGCCGAAAAAATTACTCAATTAGCTCAATAA